A region from the Kryptolebias marmoratus isolate JLee-2015 linkage group LG9, ASM164957v2, whole genome shotgun sequence genome encodes:
- the hs3st1 gene encoding heparan sulfate glucosamine 3-O-sulfotransferase 1, protein MAALLLGLLLFAMQSPPLPSRPLADRGSSSPPTFSPTDNGTSSHPNGTFQQLPQIIIIGVRKGGTRALIEMLSLHSTVVAAQNEVHFFDWESHFQKGLPWYLSQMPYAFPEQLTVEKTPAYFTSGKVPKRIHQMNPNIKLLLILRDPTERVLSDYTQVFYNRLQKHKRYQPIESVLVKDGEINLGYKALNRSLYYIHMQNWLQYFPLESIHVVDGDKLIKDPLPEMKKVEKFLNLEPQLNASNFYFNKTKGFYCLRDHGRERCLHDSKGRAHPHVAPAILQKLYQFFHEPNRKFFELVGRTFSWK, encoded by the coding sequence ATGGCAGCCTTGCTCCTCGGGCTGCTGCTCTTTGCGATGCAgtcccctcctctcccctccagGCCGTTGGCGGACCGGGGGTCGTCTTCTCCTCCCACTTTCTCGCCCACTGACAACGGGACCAGCAGCCACCCCAACGGGACCTTCCAGCAGCTCCCTCAGATAATAATCATTGGTGTGAGGAAGGGGGGCACGCGCGCGCTGATCGAGATGCTCAGCTTGcacagcacggtggtggcagctcAGAACGAGGTGCACTTTTTTGACTGGGAGAGCCACTTTCAGAAGGGCTTGCCTTGGTATCTCAGCCAGATGCCTTACGCCTTCCCCGAGCAATTGACGGTGGAGAAAACGCCGGCCTACTTTACGTCGGGCAAAGTCCCCAAGCGCATCCACCAGATGAACCCCAACATCAAGCTCCTGCTCATCCTCAGAGACCCCACGGAGCGGGTGCTCTCGGACTACACCCAGGTGTTTTACAACCGCCTCCAGAAACACAAGCGCTACCAGCCCATTGAGTCCGTGCTGGTGAAGGATGGAGAGATCAACCTGGGGTACAAGGCCCTCAACCGCAGCCTGTACTACATCCACATGCAGAACTGGCTGCAGTATTTCCCCTTGGAGAGCATTCATGTCGTTGACGGGGACAAGCTAATCAAGGACCCGCTGCCCGAGAtgaaaaaagtggaaaagttcTTAAACCTGGAGCCTCAGTTGAATGCTTCCAATTTTtacttcaacaaaacaaaaggattcTACTGCTTGAGAGACCACGGGCGAGAAAGGTGTTTACACGACTCAAAGGGCAGAGCGCACCCCCACGTGGCTCCTGCCATCCTGCAGAAGCTCTACCAGTTCTTCCACGAACCGAACAGGAAGTTCTTTGAACTGGTGGGACGAACATTCAGCTGGAAATAA